The Verrucomicrobiota bacterium genomic sequence CACTTCTGCGCACACGGCGTCGGTCACTTGGGAGACCAAGGTGGGCGACACCTCCGAAAAATGTCGTAAATAACGAGTATTCCGGACACCAAGTCATCGGAGCCCAAGGTCGAATTGGCGGGGGAAATGGGGGCCACTTCCACCTTGGGTACGCCATGACCGGGCAACGCTGAGTGGTTGCGGCCATGGACACGCCGTGGCTATCCGGCCATACGGCAAATGTCGGTGAATGAGGCTGGCTGGCTTGCCGAGGCGGAGCGGCTTAAAAAAACTTTTGACCGTAACCGGAAAATCCACTACGGTAACGCCGTTATGACACGGTACCTGAACCTGAATCTGCTTAACACGCTGCTGCGGTTGCGCCGCGTGGCAGTCGGGTTTTAGGTAATTCGGAAGATTTCCAAAACCCCGCTGCCGGCAGGTGGTGGGGTTTTTGTTTTGGGAAATGGGAACCGAATCACCGGGCGGCGGCAACGAAAGAAAAACAAAACATGAAAACGAACCGAATCATCATCTTCGACACCACGCTCCGCGATGGCGAGCAATGCCCCGGCGCATCCATGAACCTGCGCGAAAAGCTGGAGGTGGCCCGCCAGTTGGCGCGGTTGAAGGTGGATGTGATCGAGGCCGGGTTCCCGGTGATCAGTGATGGGGATTTTGCCTCCGTCAATGCCATCGCCAAGGAGATCAAGGGGCCGATCATCGCCGGGCTGGCGCGGTGCATGCCCAAGGATATCGAGGCCGCCGGTGCGGCGCTCAAGCCCGCCGGCAAACGCGGGCGCATCCATGTGTTTTTGGCGACGTCGAAGATTCACCGCGAGTTCAAGTTGGGCAAGGCGCAGGATGAAATCATCCGCCTGGCGGAGGATGGGGTGAAGCGCGCACGGTCGTTTGTGGATAATGTGGAGTTCTCGCCGGAGGATGGCTCGCGCACGGAGCCGGAGTTCCTGGTGGAGGTCTGCAAGGCGGTGGTCAAGGCCGGCGCGACCACGGTGAACGTCCCCGATACCGTCGGTTGGGCGGTGCCGGAGGAGTACGCGGCGTTGATTGGCAAGTTGTATGCGTCGGTGCCGGAGTTCCAAAGCGGCAAGGCGGTCATCAGCGTGCATTGCCATAATGATCTCGGGTTGGCGGTGGCGAATTCGCTGGCGGCGGTGCGGGCCGGGGCGCGCCAGGTGGAGTGTACGCTTAATGGCATCGGCGAACGCGCCGGGAATGCCGCGCTGGAGGAGATTGTGATGGCGCTCAAGACGCGCTCGGATTTTTACAGCGGCTTTAGCTGCGGCGTGAATTCGCGGGAGATCGTGAAGTCGTCGCGGTTGGTGTCGCGCATGAGCGGGTTCCTCGTGCAGCGGAACAAGGCGATCGTGGGGGAGAACGCGTTTGCGCATTCGGCCGGGATTCATCAGGACGGCATCCTCAAGAAGCGCGAGACGTATGAGATCATGGACCCCGAGGAGATCGGCTGGGGCAAGACGGAATTGCCGTTGACCAAGCACAGCGGGCGCGCCGCCGTGGCGTTGCGGCTCCGGCATCTTGGCTTGAAGCTGAATGATACCGAGATCAACGCGCTATTCCTCCGCTTCAAGGAAATCGGGGATAAGAAGAAGTTCGTCTATGACGAAGATCTCGCCGCGCTGGTCGAAGGACACATCACGGAGGTGCCGGAGACCTGGGCGTTGCAGTACCTGCACGTCACCAGCGGCAACAAAACCGTGCCGACCGCCACGGTGCAACTGCGGAAAGTGGGCGACAGCGATAGCATGGAGCAGGACGCCAGCATTGGCGACGGGCCAGTGGATGCCGCGCTCAAGGCGATTGACCGCCTGACCAAGACCAGCGGCAAGCTGATGGATTATTCGCTCCGCGCGGTGTCGCAGGGCAAGGATGCGGTGGGCGAAGTCACCGTGAAGGTGGATTTCGGGAATAATCAGGTGGTCACCGGCAAGGGCGCGAGCACGGATGTGATCGAGGCCAGCGCCCGCGCCTACCTGAACGCCGTCAACCGCCATTTTTGCAGCGCCAAGCGGACCGAGGCGGCCAATGGGAAGCCGTAACGCGGCTGCAACTGTGTTTAACGTTGTCACAAGACTGGATTCCGGGGAAAATATCCCCGGAAACGAGATGGAATTATGGCGATTAAAATTGATACGAAACTGACCCCGCAAAAGCTGGCGGGTAAACTGAACTGCGTTTTTGAGCTGTCGGCTCAGAAAATCCTGAGCATTGAGAAAAACTGGCAGCCATCGCGCGGTACCCCCGTGTTTACCGTTAAGGGACAGTACACCAGCCGCGGTTGGACGGAATGGACGCAAGGGTTTGAGTTCGGCTCCGCCCTGTTGCAATACGATGCCACCGGCGAGCAGAAGTTTCTGGAATTAGGCCGCAGCAAAACAGCGGAGCTGATGGCCTCTCATATCACCCACACCGGCGTGCATGATCACGGTTTCAACAATGTCTCCACCTACGGCAATTTGCTGCGCTTGATGCGGGAAAAGAAGATTCCGCACCACCTGTGTGAAGAGGAATTCTACGAGCTGGCGCTGAAATTATCGGGCGCGGTGCAGGCCAACCGATGGAGTTCGCTGGCGGAAGGCGGCGGGTTCATCTACTCGTTTAACGGACCGCATTCGCTGTTCGTGGATACCGTGCGCTCCCTGCGCGTGCTGGCCATCGCGCACAGTTTGGGCCATGTGCTGATGGGCGAACAGGATCGCAAGATTTCGTTGCTGGAGCGCCTGGTGCAACATGCGGACGCCACCGCGCGTTATTCCGTCTATCACGGCAAAGGCCGCGATGCGTATGACGTGCGCGGGCGCGTGGCGCACGAATGTATCTTCAACACCAACAACGGCGGCTTTCGCTGCCCGAATTCGCAGCAGGGTTATTCCCCGTTCAGCACGTGGACGCGCGGGCTCGCCTGGGCGCTGTGCGGTTTCGCCGAGCAATTGGAATATCTTCAGACCGTGCCGGACGCGCAACTCCGTTCCTTGGGCGGACGTGCGCGGTTCGAAAAGAACTGGCTCGAATCCGCCCGGGATACGGCCGACTTTTACCTGGCCAATTGCTGCACCGACGGCATCCCCATGTGGGACACCGGCGCGCCGAACCTGCACAAGCTGGGGGATTATCTCTCCAAGCCCGCCGATCCGTTTAACGCGTGGGAACCGGTGGATAGTTCCGCCGCCGCCATTGCCGCGCAGGGGCTTTATCGCCTCGGTAATTACCTGATGGATCAAGGCGACAAGGTGCAAGGGGGACAGTATCGCCAGGCGGCGCTGACCATCACGAACACGCTGGTTGACACGCCGTATCTTTCCCTGGATGCGAAACACCAAGGGCTTCTGTTGCATTCCGTCTATCACCGGCCCAATGGCTGGGACTACATCGCGCCGGGCCAGAAGATTCCCAACGGGGAAAGCTCCATGTGGGGCGATTACCACCTGCGTGAACTGGCGCTGCTGGTGTTGCGCGAGGCTAAGGGCGGGCCGTACCTGACGTTCTTCGGTTGTCTGCCGCGCGGGCGGTGATGGATCTGGTTACTGATCCAGGCAATCAATCACGGTTTTCAGGTACATCAGCTCCGTCTCGGCGTTGCCAGGGGTGGGTGTCTCGGACTCTTCCTGATGCGCCTGTAAGGCCGCGTACACCAGGCCGAGCAGCGGCACCTGATTATAGCCGTCCCAAGCGGTGCGGATACGTGAGAGCTGATCTGCTTCCGTGGCGCCTTGCAGAATTTCCTTGATCCACTGCTGGTTGCGTTCATGCGCCTGCCTCAACTCCAACTCGGTCACTTGGCGCAGGTCGGGCTGTCTGGCAGCCATGACGTCCCAGATCATCGTGCCGGTCATGAGCAATCGGCCACGGGACTCTTTGCCGATGACTTCATCCACCGCCAGTAAATACGCGCGCACGAACGGCTGTTTTGCCGCCAACACATCCACCCTTGATTCCGACTGTTCTGCGTTTTGCCGGATGATTCCCGCCAGAACCGTTTGGACGGCATCCAAAGGAATGGTCTTCATCCGGCGATGAGCAGGATCGTCAATTGCTTCGGGCCATGCGCGCCCAGCACCAGGATGCGT encodes the following:
- a CDS encoding 2-isopropylmalate synthase, translated to MKTNRIIIFDTTLRDGEQCPGASMNLREKLEVARQLARLKVDVIEAGFPVISDGDFASVNAIAKEIKGPIIAGLARCMPKDIEAAGAALKPAGKRGRIHVFLATSKIHREFKLGKAQDEIIRLAEDGVKRARSFVDNVEFSPEDGSRTEPEFLVEVCKAVVKAGATTVNVPDTVGWAVPEEYAALIGKLYASVPEFQSGKAVISVHCHNDLGLAVANSLAAVRAGARQVECTLNGIGERAGNAALEEIVMALKTRSDFYSGFSCGVNSREIVKSSRLVSRMSGFLVQRNKAIVGENAFAHSAGIHQDGILKKRETYEIMDPEEIGWGKTELPLTKHSGRAAVALRLRHLGLKLNDTEINALFLRFKEIGDKKKFVYDEDLAALVEGHITEVPETWALQYLHVTSGNKTVPTATVQLRKVGDSDSMEQDASIGDGPVDAALKAIDRLTKTSGKLMDYSLRAVSQGKDAVGEVTVKVDFGNNQVVTGKGASTDVIEASARAYLNAVNRHFCSAKRTEAANGKP
- a CDS encoding glycosyl hydrolase — its product is MAIKIDTKLTPQKLAGKLNCVFELSAQKILSIEKNWQPSRGTPVFTVKGQYTSRGWTEWTQGFEFGSALLQYDATGEQKFLELGRSKTAELMASHITHTGVHDHGFNNVSTYGNLLRLMREKKIPHHLCEEEFYELALKLSGAVQANRWSSLAEGGGFIYSFNGPHSLFVDTVRSLRVLAIAHSLGHVLMGEQDRKISLLERLVQHADATARYSVYHGKGRDAYDVRGRVAHECIFNTNNGGFRCPNSQQGYSPFSTWTRGLAWALCGFAEQLEYLQTVPDAQLRSLGGRARFEKNWLESARDTADFYLANCCTDGIPMWDTGAPNLHKLGDYLSKPADPFNAWEPVDSSAAAIAAQGLYRLGNYLMDQGDKVQGGQYRQAALTITNTLVDTPYLSLDAKHQGLLLHSVYHRPNGWDYIAPGQKIPNGESSMWGDYHLRELALLVLREAKGGPYLTFFGCLPRGR